DNA from Tursiops truncatus isolate mTurTru1 chromosome 8, mTurTru1.mat.Y, whole genome shotgun sequence:
TTCGGCTTTTATGTGTGTTTGGGGTGCCCAGGGCAGGCTGGAGTCGAGGGACTGAGTGATGTAGGAGAAGGTGGCTCCTGGGAGCGTGGCTGGCACCGCCGTGCTGACCGTCGGACCCTTGACCCAGGCTTTGCTGAGCCGCAGActgagagggtgggagaggcagtgcgggagggaggagggtggtgcTGGCCCAGCAGAGCCCCCCTGTTGCTTTGGGAGGGAGGCTGGTCCTCCTGGCACCCTTGCTCAGCCGGTCCTCTGAGATGCACATGTTCTGTGCTGGGGTGGGGCCGTCTGCCATCTTGGCTGGCGCTGGGAGGCCCGAGGAGTGGCCGCTGCCCTGTGCCGGCCCCGCCCCCATGACATCATAGGATGGAGGCCAGGTCCAGTGTCCAGCACTGGCCCCTGCAGCTCTGGGTGTGGCTGAGCCCCTGCAGTAATAACGATGGGGATCCCCACGTGAAATTACTGACTAGCACTCGGTGCCCCTCAGAGGTGTGCCCCGCACACAGCCCTTCACGCGGGGCAGCTCTGCATCCTGCCTGCGTCAGCAGTGGAAGCTCCAGCTCTTCTGTAATTAAAACAATTAAGATTAAGGAGAAAGCCATGCTTTGAAGCTGTAACTGGACTTTAAATTAGGAGATGGCTGGGCTGAGTGTCCCCGAAGGGAGCAGGCCCGCATCCCCTTGCTGGGCCAGCATTTCGGGACGCCCTGGCTggtgggcagtgggaggggcccaGGCCTGGACGTGGCGGGGCGGTGGGCTCACGCCTCTTGTCTCCGCCCGCAGACACCAATGGGGATCCGAGTGGGAAAGTCGATGCTGGGGCTGCTCGCCTTCTTGGCCTTCGCCTCGTGCTGCTATGCTGCTTACCGCCCCAGTGAGACTCTGTGCGGCGGGGAGCTGGTGGACACCCTCCAGTTTGTCTGCGGGGACCGCGGCTTCTACTTCAGTAAGTAGCTCAGCGGGGCGAGGGCGGAGGGGTGTACGCAGCTGGTGCTCGATAGATGCCGGAGTCCTCCTTACCGCATGTCAGACACCTCTGCAGGTCTGCAGCGCACCTGGCCTGGGGGTCGGGCCCAGGGAGGCCCCTCGGAGGTGAATGAGCCCGGGGCCCTTGCTGTGAGACTTGGAGAGCGCAGTCACGCCCTCGCAGTCCACATTTATTAGGCACTTACGGTGTGCTTGGGCGGTGCCCGCACTCCCTGATTTCttgcaggtgggagggagagtggACGGTGGTATCTACAGGGGTACCAGACCTTAAGTGGCAGGTGCGGGTGGGGTGCAGAGTGGGCTGGAGGCCGGGCTTCCGGGCGGGGTGACCCAGGCCCCCACAGGGAGGCAGCCCTtcccctcctgcttctccctgaCCTGCCCATGGGCAGGGCTGCGGGCACTGGTTTCCCCGCACGTTTTGCCCACATCTTGGCAACGGGCAGATACCCGTGGATGGTGAGATTTTAAATGGAATCAAATGGGTTGAAAACCAGTCAGAATAAAAGCACACGTTGCTGGCGGCGTGAGTGTGCCTGGCCCACGCTCGGCTGCATCCGCAGGAGGGGACCGCCGGGGCCCCCAGGCCTGGGTGGGACCCGCACCCGAGGGGCAGGGCACAGTGCAGGGCACCCGCCTGCTGGCCCGAGGGCTCTGTTCTTCGCCCTCCTCTCTGATTCCCAACCTGCAGGAGCCGGCTGGGCATGTGGAGACCTCTGCTCTCCCTTGCCCCTGTGCCCTGTGTGGCAGGGCGGGTACCCCGTTGGAGGTGAGCTCTCCTTCGGGGTGTGGGCTCTTGCCCTCGTTTCCCAGcagtctgggcctcagtttctttaactgCAGGATGGGTCAGGGGAGTTCCGGAGAGTGTCCATGCGGATAATGGGAGAAACTGGGGAGCAGTTTCTTGACCCTCGAGGGGGGAGGGAGTGTGTGCTCCCCCTGGGCTCAGCCGGACACTGCTCAGGGCTGGGTGTGGGTGGGGACATGGCTGGGGCAAGCAGGCAGTGGCCGTAAGGCTCATCGTAACCATCACCCACCACAAGGCACCTTCTTCTGCAGCCTTTACTTACCCACCCTCTGAAATGGGCCGAAAATGCCCGTCTTGCATGTCAgagcttctctttaaaaaacattccTGCTTCTTGACGCTTCTGaggcccctgcctgccctggctTCTCCTGTGGCCTCTGTCTCCTGCCACATTTGGGGTCAGGAGACAGCACCGTACGGTCTGGTGCTGGCTGGCCCTCGCCCGGGGAGTGGCCCCCTGGCGCCAGGTTTCCCTGAAAGGAGGGCCGGGCTGAGCCCCCAACCCTTTCGACCCTGCACCTGGACCCCTTACTAGgggctcctctccctccccccaccgaTGGCGGAAGGCAGGCCGGGGGCTTTTCCTTGCAgctgagtctggagcctgtgcgtggaggagagggggaggacgGGAAGAAAGGAGGGCGTGGTTTTTGCAGGTCCTCACTCCTCTCCTCCcgtcttctccttcttcctcccattCCTACCTGTCTCGGCGGCGGCTCTAGGGCCGCAGGCACCCAGGCTCCTGGTTGGTTCAGGGATGGCACCTGGGTCCCAGCCGGCCTTTGGGTCAGGACCCTGGGATCCCAGGATGTGGGGCCGGGCCCCGTGCATTTTCCAAACAGCCCCTGGTGGTGGACCAGGAGGCCGTGCCCACTTTACATACGACGAGGGAGGCACCGAGAGGCCAGGGGGCTGGTCCTGGAGCGCACTCACCCCGCTGTCCATTCTCTCCTTTCTGGGGCCCCTGCGCGCCCCCCTCTcgctttcttccttccctccagtcCAAGGCCGGCTGTCCCTGCAAGGTGACCGGCATCCTGTCCCAAGGGCAGGGGCGGCGGGCTGGCTGGAGGAACCCTGGGGAGCCCCCTGGGGCGCTGGTGCTGACgtgccctttccttcctcctgtgGGACTTCCAGGCAGGCCGGCAAGCCGCGTGAACCGCCGCAGCCGTGGCATCGTGGAAGAGTGCTGTTTCCGCAGCTGCGACCTGGCCCTGCTGGAGACCTACTGCGCCACCCCCGCCAAGTCCGAGAGGGACGTGTCGACCCCTCCGACCGTGCTTCCGGTAAGGCGGCCCCCCAGCTTGGGTCCGTGGACGGCCCCCCAGCTCTGGGCCCGTGGACAGCCCCCCAGCTCAGGCCTGTGGACGCTCTGGGCCCGTGGGCAGCCCCCCAGCTCTGGGCCTGTGGGCGGCCCGGCCCCTGTGAGGGGCCCTCCCCCTCTCTGGAGCCCCTCGGGGCTGTGACCTCTAAGCCAGGGGCCCAGGGCGCAGCAGCTCCTCAGCTGGAAGCGCGGCTAGGGAGTCCTTTACATGTTTGCcacgtgcccccccccccccgccccgcaaccGTGGTGGTGTTGACCAGAAGCCGGGGGAGTTACTGACCTGTCACACGTCGGGCACGCTGCAAGGTTTAGGCACAGCCCCCAGCAGGTTGCCCAGATGTCCCCCCGGGGCCTGGGtggctggggagcaggggctgggggccaggcacCCCTTGACCGGCCCTTCCCCTCTCAGGACAACTTCCCCAGATACCCCGTGGGCAAATTCTTCCAATATGACACCTGGAAGCAGTCCGCCCAACGCCTGCGCAGGGGCCTGCCCGCCCTCCTGCGAGCCCGCCGGGGTCGCACGCTCGCCAAGGAGCTGGAGGTGTTCAGAGAGGCCAAGCGTCACCGCCCCCTGATCGCCCTGCCCACCCAGGACCCCGCCGCCCACGGGGGCGCCTCTCTTGAGGCGTCCGGCCATCGCAAGTGAGCCAAATTGTCGTAATTCTGCAAAGCGGCACCACCCACTCGTGACCTCTTGACCGGACCTTTCCATCAGGTCCCACCGCTGAAACCTCTGTACCGTCCTGTCTGCGGGCTCCCCCGACCTGGCCCCCGTGCCCCAACCTCCCCACGTCAGGCTGCTCTCTCCTCGGCCCCCTCCATCGGGCTAAGGGAATCacaacaaaatctttaaaaatgtacaaaatcaaTTGGCTTTCGCCCTCTCTCCCAAATTATCACCcccaaattacccccaaattacCCAACCGAAATTGCAATCACAAACGTGTCGGCCCCCTTGAAACGAATTGGCTTCTTAGCAACACCGGAAAAGCTAACTAGCTTTCcagaaaaccctaaaaaaaaaaaaatcaattagctgaaaaaaaaaatactaaaaataaattggCTTCAAAACAATTGGCAAAATAAAAGAATTCGGCCCCCACCCTTCCTTCTCGTTCCTCTCGGACCTGGACTTCAATTGGCTGTGACTGACCATCCAAGAGAAAGGAAGGCGCCAAATTTGCAGGTAGGCTTGTCACTGCTCGCCAGccatctccctcctccaccaACCCTCGCCGGGCTCTGGCCGTGTGACACCGAAGACCCAAACCTGTTCCTCCCCGTAGTTTCCATCACTGAGACCGCTGTGGAGCCGTGGGGGGGCCCAGCAACACCCGGGGAGCGGTGCACGGGACAGAAAACCCGAATTCGCGCAGATAAAACTTAATTGGCATAAACGCCCACACGCTCCAAAATTTTACGTCTGAATTCTCACCTTTGAAAGCACACGCACCCACACGCAACcctgcacgcgcgcgcgcgcacacacacacacacacacacacacccacacacgcgcacacacacacacacacacaccctcacacacatccacacacgcgcgcacacacgcacacacacacacacaccctcacacacatccacacacgcacacgcacacacacactctcacacacatcCACAACCCTCACGTGcatccacacacacacgcacacacacccatatATGTGGGATACCCAAACCCAGCATTGTGCAGATGAGACCGCATTCCATCCCAAATTCTTCTCTAAGCTGCCCTGCGATGAGGTTTTCGCGTCCTGTGCTCCTCTCTGGTCCCCTGGGATGCGCCCTAGGGTGGGAGGGTGTGTGTCCCAGGCTCAGGCGCGGGTGGTTCCATCTTTCCGAGATGAGGCAGATCCCCCCTCCTTCTCGGCACCCGTCCTGACCCCACGGCACCTGCAGTGAGAGTCCCGATGCCCCCAGACCCCACTGGCATCCACGCACCTACTATCGTGCTGAGCGAGGAACGGGTTTGGCCGGAGTGGAGATGGCTGTGGCCAAGCAAGACATGCCCTGCCGCGTCGCCTGACCCCCTAGGTGTGCTCCTGTGAGATCTGGGGACACCCCCAGCACACCTAGGGCTCGCCTTTGCCAGCCTCCTGGGGGAGCCTGTCAGAAATGAGGGCCCCTGGAGACTGGCAAGGGTCATGGGGAGTGTGGGAAGTCTGGAGgttggtggggtgggtgggggggcattgggggctggggggggatGCTCTGGGGTAGGAAGTGGTCCAGCAAGGGTTTGGACGAAACGGTCAGGAGGAAGGATTGACGAGGAGACGTGCAGAATTACAGATCGAATCAGGAACCCAAATTGACGCCAATTGATCTATTTCCCCCCTTTAATTGGCTTCTCCTggggcttttttccttttttttttttttatccctccTTAGCTTTTTGCGCGCTCATGTACCAAATTAAACTTACTCCCCTCCCCGTGTAACAGGGGGGCAGTGACCAAGGACAAGGAACGCACGAAGCCAACCACCTGTCACCTCTGCGGCGCCCGCCGCCGTCCTGCCCTCCGCCATTTATCACCCTTGGTTTGATTTTTGCCTGTCCCTGTCGCTTGGGTTGAGTGGAGAGTGGAGCCTCGCGGGGGTGCTGGCCACTGTGCCCCCCGAGAAGTCAGAGGGGAATGGAGACGGCCGCTGCCTGGCCTGGCCCCCGGGGGCGGTGGCTGGTCCCCGGGGGTCCTGAGGggcggaggagggggcagggaggcgtCTCTTCAGGTGTCAGGAAGGTGCTCGGAGGCCACCAAAGTGGGGCCCCCGGCCGGCCCAGCCGGCGGGGGGGGAAGGGGCTACAGATGCGTGAGCAAGGGGCTCCATCGGGCGGGAGCAGGTGGCCGCCTTCCGCGCACCTGGGGAGCCCTCCCCGCGCCCCTCGGTGACAGCTTGCCCGCCTCCTCAGTGCCCCGTCTGGGCCCCAGGAAGCTCGGAGCTCCGCGGGGCTTCCTGGTGACCAGGTGGGGTGATGCCAGGCAGTAGGAGAGGTCCGGAGGGCACGAGCCCTGCAGAGCAGGAGAGCTGCGAGTGTGTCTGACAGCTGGGGTCGCTTGGGCCCCGAGGCCATTGGGTCTGGCGGTACTGACCCAGCCACCATCTCAGCGCCTAGGGCTGCGGCAGGGACCCGGGCGGCTGGGAGGTTTACCTCACCCCCGCCTCTGCCCCCAGCGCAGCCCCCCTGCACAGCAGCCCGACTAGCAATCTAGAGGCCCGAGGCTTCTGGGCCCCGGTGACGGGGCTGGCACGACCCAGGGGGCGGTCCGTGCCAGCCCACCCAAGGCACAGAGGGTCCCCCGGCCAGCGTCCAGGGAGTGGGCCATTTGGACCATTGGACAGAAGCCCAAAAAGCCAAATTGTCTTATTCGGAGAAGCCAGACGGATTGGCCTGAGATCCAAATTGTCTTCGAGGCACCCCAAATTACCTGCCCACTCAGCCAGACGCCACCCACCCACTGTTCCGTTTGCCTCGATCGGGTGGGGGCTCTGGGGGCGTCTGCCGAGGCTCCTCTGTGTACCCCAGTGAGCAGCTCTCTGTGGGTCATCGCCATCCGACCCGGGCTCCTTCCGACCTCCACGCCCTGGTTGTGGCCCTCCATCGTGTCTCTTCCCCGAGTCCCCCCAGCTGTCTTCAGCGGGACCCCCTCTCGGGTCTCTACACCATCATCTGAGGACCCCCACGCGCAGAACA
Protein-coding regions in this window:
- the IGF2 gene encoding insulin-like growth factor 2 isoform X2, encoding MGIRVGKSMLGLLAFLAFASCCYAAYRPSETLCGGELVDTLQFVCGDRGFYFSRPASRVNRRSRGIVEECCFRSCDLALLETYCATPAKSERDVSTPPTVLPDNFPRYPVGKFFQYDTWKQSAQRLRRGLPALLRARRGRTLAKELEVFREAKRHRPLIALPTQDPAAHGGASLEASGHRK
- the IGF2 gene encoding insulin-like growth factor 2 isoform X1; its protein translation is MGIRVGKSMLGLLAFLAFASCCYAAYRPSETLCGGELVDTLQFVCGDRGFYFRLPGRPASRVNRRSRGIVEECCFRSCDLALLETYCATPAKSERDVSTPPTVLPDNFPRYPVGKFFQYDTWKQSAQRLRRGLPALLRARRGRTLAKELEVFREAKRHRPLIALPTQDPAAHGGASLEASGHRK